A genomic window from Maylandia zebra isolate NMK-2024a linkage group LG20, Mzebra_GT3a, whole genome shotgun sequence includes:
- the ptpn1 gene encoding tyrosine-protein phosphatase non-receptor type 1 — MEAEFREIDENGSWNAIYQEIRQQSSEFPCKVAKSPENKTRNRYRDVSPFDHSRIRLQLGTNDYINASLITVEEARRNYILTQGPLPSTCGHFWEMVWEQRTRGVVMLNRVIEKGSIKCAQYWPEREERDAIFEDTNFKLTLVSEDIKSYYTVRQLELENLCTQETREILHFHYTTWPDFGVPESPASFLNFLFKVRESGCLNSDQGPVVVHCSAGIGRSGTFCLVDTCLLLMSLRKDPSSVRIRDVLLEMRRYRTGLIQTADQLRFSYLAIIEGAKYIKGDTSVQESWRAQSNEEDDPPEFTPPPPLPPPRDPQNGKAEPSFFPEEIIRATETYSLGSSEKVRKRMPAADSQPAADLQHARDGVAQSDGHLEIHDDTSFPNKSEQQPKENSPMPGTWSPLLTKVCLCTALALSAFACYRAYFH, encoded by the exons ATGGAAGCTGAATTTCGGGAAATCGATGAAAACGGCAGCTGGAACGCCATTTATCAG GAGATTCGGCAGCAGTCGAGTGAATTCCCTTGTAAGGTTGCCAAATCACCTGAAAACAAGACTCGGAATCGATACAGAGACGTTAGCCCGT ttGATCACAGCAGAATACGTCTGCAGTTAGGTACAAATGACTACATTAATGCCAGCCTAATAACAGTAGAAGAGGCACGGAGGAACTATATCCTTACTCAG GGACCCCTACCAAGTACATGTGGCCATTTCTGGGAAATGGTGTGGGAGCAGAGGACCCGTGGTGTAGTGATGCTGAACCGGGTCATAGAGAAAGGCTCT ATTAAGTGTGCCCAGTACTggccagagagagaggaaagagatgCCATCTTCGAAGACACCAATTTCAAGCTCACCCTCGTCTCTGAAGACATCAAATCTTATTACACCGTCCGTCAGCTGGAGTTGGAAAATCTGTGT ACTCAAGAGACTCGTGAGATTCTGCATTTTCACTACACGACCTGGCCCGACTTTGGGGTGCCGGAGTCTCCTGCATCTTTCCTCAACTTCCTGTTCAAGGTGCGAGAGTCGGGCTGTCTGAATTCAGACCAGGGACCAGTGGTGGTGCACTGCAGTGCTGGAATTGGGCGCTCTGGGACCTTTTGCCTCGTGGACACCTGCCTCTTGTTG ATGTCCCTACGTAAAGACCCGTCTTCAGTTCGTATTCGCGATGTGCTGCTGGAGATGCGACGCTATCGAACGGGCTTGATTCAGACTGCAGATCAGCTTCGGTTCTCCTACCTGGCTATAATTGAAGGTGCCAAGTACATCAAGGGAGATACTTCCGTGCAG GAGTCATGGAGAGCGCAGTCCAACGAGGAAGATGATCCTCCCGAGttcacccctcctcctcctcttcctcctcccagAGACCCTCAGAATGGCAAAGCAGAGCCGTCCTTTTTCCCTGAAGAGATCATCCGAGCAACAGAGACCTACAGTCTGGG CTCCTCAGAAAAAGTTCGAAaaaggatgccagctgctgaCTCCCAGCCTGCTGCTGACCTCCAGCACGCTCGTGACGGTGTTGCTCAGTCCGACGGCCATTTGGAGATCCACGATGATACCTCCTTTCCGAACAAATCTGAGCAGCAGCCAAAGGAAAACTCTCCCATGCCGGGGACTTGGTCCCCACTACTAACCAAAGTGTGCCTGTGCACAGCGCTGGCTCTCAGTGCTTTCGCCTGCTATCGAGCCTATTTCCACTGA
- the cebpb gene encoding CCAAT/enhancer-binding protein beta translates to MEVAGFYEEGSFAIHSRDSVISPIGGGSYWRLGDSMTELGIEERERAIDFSVYLDSALHYPQLAAQTQQQQGDVFTDFLAENKRRVAALQNYKNYSLLNELETSQCDNLRDPREPYALGYPELQETRVDSVLSPELGSRYRPAAAVAADREDSQEDAKMENGSSAFDMRSYIHYQSTSGSLGNISTASSTCSSPPGTPAPSGKSRSPSHSGKMSSGKAKKRLDKDSEEYRVRRERNNLAVRKSRDKAKMRNLETQHKVLELAAENDRLQKRVEQLSRELATLRNLLSATGQC, encoded by the coding sequence ATGGAAGTGGCCGGCTTCTACGAGGAGGGCAGCTTTGCTATCCACAGTAGAGACAGCGTTATCAGCCCCATCGGCGGCGGCTCATATTGGAGGCTCGGTGACTCGATGACGGAGCTGGGCATTGAAGAGCGGGAGAGAGCGATAGACTTCAGTGTTTACCTGGACTCAGCTTTGCACTACCCGCAGCTGGCGGCGCagacgcagcagcagcagggggaCGTTTTCACAGATTTCTTGGCAGAGAACAAGAGAAGAGTTGCAGCTTTGCAGAACTACAAGAACTACTCGCTACTGAACGAGCTGGAGACGAGCCAGTGCGACAACCTGAGGGACCCCAGGGAGCCCTACGCGCTAGGTTACCCGGAGCTGCAGGAAACCCGCGTGGATAGCGTGCTGAGCCCCGAACTCGGGAGCCGCTAcagacctgctgctgctgttgccgcCGACAGAGAAGACAGTCAGGAAGACGCAAAGATGGAGAACGGCTCGTCTGCTTTTGACATGAGGTCCTACATTCATTACCAGTCCACTAGTGGCAGTCTCGGAAACATCTCCACTGCGTCCTCGACTTGTTCCAGCCCGCCCGGCACACCTGCTCCGTCAGGTAAAAGCAGGTCACCATCGCACAGCGGCAAAATGTCAAGCGGGAAGGCAAAGAAACGTCTGGACAAGGACAGTGAAGAGTACAGGGTGAGGCGGGAGAGGAACAACCTCGCCGTGAGGAAGAGCAGGGACAAAGCCAAAATGCGCAACTTGGAGACTCAACACAAAGTGCTGGAACTGGCCGCTGAGAACGATCGTTTACAAAAGCGAGTGGAGCAGCTGTCCAGAGAGCTGGCCACCCTGCGCAACCTGCTCTCTGCCACCGGACAgtgttaa